One stretch of Carcharodon carcharias isolate sCarCar2 chromosome 20, sCarCar2.pri, whole genome shotgun sequence DNA includes these proteins:
- the LOC121292839 gene encoding protein FAM181A-like, with amino-acid sequence MASADSEVKTLLNFVNLASSDIKAALDKSAPCRRSVDHRKYLQKQLKRFSQKYSRIPRCHPNRLLESSSKRGSEDKNRAYILQHADSHLHFKPAGAKVSCTAPQDCSPTLSAATTTEGKQLGRHDQVPMRKRQLPASFWEEPRPTKHLQSLNLLPAERVAGAANGPPGHGSESKPAQECSNPPKHLSALPVVQQDCDREPVKFHFASLSRTMNVCSCCPFQYHGHRLYQSHMGLPHSGIPDIGMWRKGANLPAELHAYSKDSLNEQKIHKPVVLKPIPTKPTVPPPPLYNVYGFL; translated from the coding sequence ATGGCATCGGCGGACAGCGAGGTGAAAACTTTGTTGAACTTTGTCAACCTGGCTTCAAGTGACATCAAAGCGGCTCTGGACAAATCTGCACCTTGCCGGCGTTCGGTCGATCACAGGAAATATTTGCAGAAACAGCTGAAACGCTTCTCGCAAAAGTACTCGCGGATCCCGCGGTGTCACCCGAACCGGCTGCTGGAGTCCAGTTCGAAGAGAGGGTCCGAGGACAAGAACCGAGCTTATATTCTGCAGCATGCGGACTCTCACTTACATTTCAAACCCGCTGGCGCTAAGGTCTCTTGCACGGCCCCTCAAGACTGCAGCCCGACTTTGTCGGCAGCAACCACCACGGAGGGGAAACAGCTGGGCAGACATGACCAGGTGCCCATGAGGAAAAGACAGCTCCCCGCCTCATTCTGGGAAGAACCGAGGCCGACCAAACACCTCCAGTCTTTGAACCTGCTCCCTGCAGAACGAGTGGCTGGTGCGGCGAATGGTCCGCCCGGCCACGGGTCTGAAAGCAAGCCAGCCCAGGAATGCTCCAACCCACCCAAACACCTTTCAGCACTTCCAGTGGTCCAGCAGGACTGTGATCGAGAGCCCGTGAAATTCCACTTCGCCTCGCTGTCACGTACAATGAATGTCTGCAGTTGCTGTCCATTTCAGTACCATGGCCACCGGCTTTATCAGAGTCACATGGGTCTGCCTCATTCGGGCATTCCTGACATTGGGATGTGGAGGAAAGGTGCGAACTTGCCAGCCGAGCTCCACGCTTACTCCAAAGACTCTTTAAACGAACAGAAGATTCACAAACCCGTCGTTTTGAAACCCATCCCCACAAAGCccactgtccctccccctcctctgtaTAACGTCTACGGGTTTCTCTGA